A single window of Dendropsophus ebraccatus isolate aDenEbr1 chromosome 5, aDenEbr1.pat, whole genome shotgun sequence DNA harbors:
- the LOC138793336 gene encoding olfactory receptor 51G2-like, translating into MNMYENCESVEQSPQDLVTARTVEGFKTGLDKFLDQNNINEYVYITMLNSSRIPTTFYLMGLSGQEDIYGWISIPMCFMFFVSITGNGLILHVIYWDYKLRQPMFLFLSTLAVTDILFSLFTSPSVLSIFLFHHHNIQSQACLLQMFFIHSLSITESSILVAMAFDRFIAICHPLRYTAILTNSVVGKIILVSVFRGTLIHIPPVSSLVFLPYCKGNVLSHSYCLHQDVMKLACDGTNTFNIIYGLVVILCTVTVDLILITISYILIIRSVLQVTSKLQQHKLFHTCVSHLCAVCMFYIPIVTLSIVHRFMIQVPPVFIKFMANTYLFIPPMLNPIIYSIKSRQIQESFCRAFHLGKITG; encoded by the exons ATGAATAtgtatgagaactgtgaatctgtggaacagtcaccacaggatctggtcacagcaagaacagtagagggcttcaaaaccggcctagacaagttcttagaccaaaataatataaatgaatatgtatat ATCACCATGCTGAACAGCAGCCGTATTCCCACCACTTTCTACCTCATGGGGTTGTCGGGACAAGAGGACATCTATGGTTGGATCTCCATTCCTATGTGTTTCATGTTCTTTGTCTCCATCACCGGGAACGGTCTCATCCTCCATGTGATCTATTGGGACTACAAGCTCCGCCAGCCGATGTTCCTGTTTCTGTCCACGCTGGCCGTCACTGACATCCTCTTCTCACTGTTCACAAGCCCCTCGGTGCTCAgtatcttcttgttccatcaccacAACATTCAGTCTCAGGCATGTCTTCTACAGATGTTCTTCATCCACtcactgtcaatcactgagtccTCCATCTTGGTAGCCATGGCCTTTGATCGTTTCATTGCCATCTGTCATCCTCTAAGGTACACAGCCATTCTTACTAACTCAGTGGTGGGCAAGATCATCCTAGTTTCAGTCTTCCGAGGGACACTAATTCATATACCACCAGTGAGTAGTCTTGTGTTCCTTCCATACTGTAAGGGGAACGTCCTGTCCCACTCATACTGTTTGCACCAAGATGTGATGAAGTTGGCGTGTGATGGCACCAATACCTTTAACATCATATATGGCCTTGTGGTAATTCTCTGCACAGTCACTGTAGACTTGATCCTTATCACAATCTCCTACATCTTGATCATCAGATCTGTCCTCCAGGTCACCTCCAAGCTGCAGCAGCATAAACTATTTCACACGTGTGTGTCACATCTCTGTGCCGTCTGCATGTTCTACATCCCGATAGTGACACTATCTATAGTGCACAGATTTATGATACAGGTGCCTCCAGTTTTCATAAAATTTATGGCCAATACATACCTGTTTATTCCACCAATGCTCAACCCAATAATTTACAGCATCAAGAGTCGACAAATACAAGAGAGCTTCTGCAGAGCCTTCCATCTAGGGAAGATCACCGGGTAA